From the Pseudomonas syringae KCTC 12500 genome, the window GGGCTGGCAAACGGTTCTGCGAAATTCGACCTCAACGTCATTTGCGTTTTCGATGACGAAGTGAACCCGGCCGCTGGCGGTCGCTTCATGCTTGAGTACTCCACCGCTGTCGCCAAAGAAGCAGATGTCAGAGCGCTGATGGCCGATTTTCTTCACCTGGCTGGCGCCTGGCTCGAGCAACCTGCAGAAAGTCTCGCCAATGTACGCAAGGCTGCTGTTCTTGCCGCGCCGTCAGGCAGTTCTTCTGTCAATCCCGGTGTGGAATTCTGGAAACAATCACTCGACCTCGAAGCTTCGGGGCTTCTGCCTGACCATGCGCTTAATCGCGCAGTCAGCGGGCCGCTTGCGCGTCATGAAATCCCTCTTTCGGATGAAAGCCTTGCGCGCCTGTTTCAAGCGTGTGAGCAGCGCAACATTGAACCTGAAGCAGCGCTTTTTTCTCTCTATGCCGTGACCATGGCACGTTATGGCGGGCATCAAACCGTCGTGGCCGGTCTGGGTACTGCTGCCGATGGACAGCGTCTGGCCACACCGTTGCCACTCAAGTTGACGCTCGCTGCGCATGACACGTTTGCCGATGTCTTCCTGCGCGCACAACAGCACTGCGAGCAGGCTCGTCACTGGCACGCATCTTCTGCCCAAGGTCTGGAACAAGCGCTTGATGACAGTGTTGCGGCGTCGGGAAGAGCGCCGCAGTCATTGATACAGTCGGTATTCTGCGACGGCATTTCCGCGTGTGCAGAGCAGGGAGGTGAATCGGGCAGTCTGCACCCTCCCATCGAATTCGTCCTGGACCGTTCCAGCACAAAGGCCTCGTTGTCACTCGCCTATGCCGCTGATCTGTTCGCTCAGGAAACAGCGACTTCAATGGCCGGGCATTACGTCCATTTGCTGGAAAAAGCCAGCGAATCACTGGACCAAACGCTGGCGCAAAGCCTATCGGCCCAGCACCAGGCTGCCATTCAGACACAGTGTGAAGGGCTTGACTCGAGCTATCCTGAAACGTCCCTGCACGCCATCGTCGAGGCCTTTGCGGCCACACAGCCCGAGGCCATCGCTGTAAGGTGCGGCGATGCAGTGCTGACGTACGCTCAGCTCAATGAATCCGCCGACAAAGTTGCCGATACATTGCTTCGCAAGGGCGTGCAGCCGGGTGACGTCGTGGGCATCTGCATGATGCGCTCCGAATTGCTGGTTGCGGCGCTATTGGGCGTGCTCAAGGCCGGTGCATGCTACCTCTCGATCGACTGTGCATTGCCTGCAGAGCGTCGTAATTGGCTTCTGGAGGAGGCGGACGTCAAGTGGGCACTGATCGATGAGAGTGCTCCGGCTTTACGTGATGCAACCTCAACACTGTTGATAGGTCAGTTGGTGAATGAGCAGGACGACCCACGCGTGTCGCCCCTGGCCAAGCCTGTCATCAGCGCGGATGCTCACTGCTACTACATGTTTACATCGGGTTCCACGGGCACTCCGAAGGCCACGGCCAGTACCCACCGCGCGGTCGTGAGTCTGGTCAAGGGTACGGACTATATCGATATCAAGAGTGACGACCGCTTCCTGTTTTTCGCGCCCCTCGCGTTCGATGCGTCGACTTTTGAAATCTGGGGCGCCTTGCTGAACGGCGCGCAGTTGGTGGTTCAGCCTGGCGAAGCCGGCGGACTGGATGACCTGGCACACACACTGGAAAATCAGCAGGTCAGTGTGCTCTGGCTGACGTCCGCCTTGTTCCAGGAGATGGTCGATCAATATCCTCAGGCGATGGCTGGCGTCAGGCACGTACTGACCGGCGGTGACGTTGTTTCGCCGCAAAGCATGCGCAGTTTGCTGGCACGCTCCACCGGGACGCTCACCATCTGTTACGGCCCGACTGAAGGCACGGTCTTTACCACGGCCTACAGCATGGACAAGGTCGAACAAGTGACTGACAAGCCCCTGATCGGATGGCCGATTGCACAGGCCGATGCCTACATCGTGGATATTTTCGGGCAGCTTGCCGAGCCCGGTGTTCCTGGGGAGTTATTCATCGGCGGCACAGGGATCACCGGTGCCTACCTCAAGCGTCCGGAACTGAGCCGGGAGCGGTTTGTGACGCTGGAGCGGTTCCCCGGCAAAACACTCTTCCGCACCGGTGATCTGGCGCGCTGGACCCCCAGCCGCGGCATCGAGTTCCTTGGACGCAGTGACAGTCAGATAAAGATCCGTGGCTTGCGCATAGAACCGGGTGAGGTCGAGCAGGCGATACGTCAATTGCCGGGTGTCACAGCGTGCTCACTGATTCTGCGCACATTGAACCTGGACAAACAGCTGGTCGCCTTCGTCAGTCTGGACGGAAGTGTTGCACTGGATGAGCAACAGATTCGTGTGGCGTTGAGAGAGTGCCTGCCCGACTACATGGTGCCTGCCGAAGTGCATGTGATCGGGCAACTGCCGGTCAATGCGAGCGGCAAGGTCGACAAGCGTGCCTTGCTTGAACTGGCGACTCAAAACGGCCGTGCAAGGGTTACCAGCGAGCGACCGTCGACGGCCCTGGAAAAATCCATTGCCGAGGTGTGGGCGCACATCCTCAACGTACCGGACGTGGGTAGAAATGAAGACTTCTTCTCCATCGGCGGGCACTCGTTGGCCGGTATGCGGATCATGTCGAGGCTGAGCAAGCAATTTGGCACTCGTCTGTCGCTGAACCTGCTCTTCGAGTATCCCAGCGTCGAGACGCTTGCAGGTGCTATCGAACGCGCGGCCGAGCCGTTGACGGCCTGACCGTTTTTCAGGCGCGTGGTGGGTAGCAACAGCACCCCCACGCGCTTTCTCACCTCTCAGCCTCCCAATTTACCCTTCCTCGCAGCGACATCGGTCGCTGTCGAGGTGGAGATGGTCATGTCTCAAAAAAAGCCGGTCACTTCAACCACCGAGTCCGCTGTCAGGATGCCGACCCCGGCAGCCGGGGGTTTCCTGAATTTATCGCCTGCGCAAAAAAGCCTCTGGTTCATGCACCAGATGGAAGATGCCAGCGCCACTTACAATGTGCCTTTTGCACTGCGTATTGACGGGGCGCTGGATTGCGCGGCCCTCGAGCGAGCAGTGGACAGCGTTTATCAGCGCCAGAGCGCACTGCGCTATCGTTTTCCCTGTATTGATGGGCAGCCGGTCATTCGCCTTGTGGATGAGCAACTGCTGATTCGCAAGGTTGACCTGCGAGCCGAACCGGACAGCGAAGCCGCGCTGAAAGCGTTCGAGCAAAGCGAAGCGCGTTATGTTTTCGATCTTGAGCATGAAGCGCTTCTGCGCGTGACGTTGCTGCACTGTGCGACCGACGAGCATGTTCTGCTGATCAACGTTCATCACATCGTTTTCGACGGTTGGTCGATGCAGATTTTCCTCTCCGAACTGGCCTCAGCCTATTCGGCGCTGGTGCGGGGCAGCGAGGTAAACGCGGAGCCGTTGAATTTCGACTTTGGCGATTATTTGAGTCAGAGCCCATCGAACGATGAACGGGCTCCCGATATCGCTCACTGGCAGCAGCGATTGGCCGGCGCGCCGCCGGTACTGCCATTACCGCTGGATAACAAGCGTCCGGCCATTCAGCGTTACGCAGGTCAGCGTTGTCATTTTCAAGTGCCTGCAGCCGTCTCGGACGCGCTGAAAAACCTGTCAAAGGAGTGTCGCGTCACGCCCTATATGGTAGGGCTTGCGGCCTTTTCCGTGCTGCTGTATCGCTATACGCAAGAGGCGGATCTGGTCATCGGGTCGCCGATGTCGAATCGGCAATCCGATGACCTGGAAGGCGTGATCGGTTTCTTCGTCAATACGCTGCCAAACCGGATCGATGCATCGGGTTCTCCCTCTTTCGTCGAATTGCTCAA encodes:
- a CDS encoding non-ribosomal peptide synthetase, with product MSQEQAWFLETLVPESIAYNFQAMLNIRGNLDIKVLERALSRVVERHQSLSTVFDEVDGEPRQTIQDAWPVNIPIVDLSASSEAVRQTYMNSIVKAEIAQKIEVAKLPLIRWVLFKFSDQFHVLLHIEHHLIHDGWSFRLFLKELNHFYNEEKGRVNQEPLEPVIQFIDYCQWERDWLDSAEGRQGRDFWYGRLETWPAYTHSPFPAEKDAQAALDFVGSSVWVPLPGKLISALQAYGSENKSTLFETMFSLFACVVAARSGQTQQLIGTAVANRDLPGIENTIGMLVNMLPLRIDIDANTSWAPLLAAVKEEIRTACLQSHVPFSTMVADLSPDRVTQQLPYIQVAFSFHNSMSRTLDFADIDVEVVEGLANGSAKFDLNVICVFDDEVNPAAGGRFMLEYSTAVAKEADVRALMADFLHLAGAWLEQPAESLANVRKAAVLAAPSGSSSVNPGVEFWKQSLDLEASGLLPDHALNRAVSGPLARHEIPLSDESLARLFQACEQRNIEPEAALFSLYAVTMARYGGHQTVVAGLGTAADGQRLATPLPLKLTLAAHDTFADVFLRAQQHCEQARHWHASSAQGLEQALDDSVAASGRAPQSLIQSVFCDGISACAEQGGESGSLHPPIEFVLDRSSTKASLSLAYAADLFAQETATSMAGHYVHLLEKASESLDQTLAQSLSAQHQAAIQTQCEGLDSSYPETSLHAIVEAFAATQPEAIAVRCGDAVLTYAQLNESADKVADTLLRKGVQPGDVVGICMMRSELLVAALLGVLKAGACYLSIDCALPAERRNWLLEEADVKWALIDESAPALRDATSTLLIGQLVNEQDDPRVSPLAKPVISADAHCYYMFTSGSTGTPKATASTHRAVVSLVKGTDYIDIKSDDRFLFFAPLAFDASTFEIWGALLNGAQLVVQPGEAGGLDDLAHTLENQQVSVLWLTSALFQEMVDQYPQAMAGVRHVLTGGDVVSPQSMRSLLARSTGTLTICYGPTEGTVFTTAYSMDKVEQVTDKPLIGWPIAQADAYIVDIFGQLAEPGVPGELFIGGTGITGAYLKRPELSRERFVTLERFPGKTLFRTGDLARWTPSRGIEFLGRSDSQIKIRGLRIEPGEVEQAIRQLPGVTACSLILRTLNLDKQLVAFVSLDGSVALDEQQIRVALRECLPDYMVPAEVHVIGQLPVNASGKVDKRALLELATQNGRARVTSERPSTALEKSIAEVWAHILNVPDVGRNEDFFSIGGHSLAGMRIMSRLSKQFGTRLSLNLLFEYPSVETLAGAIERAAEPLTA